One Mycobacterium marseillense DNA window includes the following coding sequences:
- a CDS encoding NAD-dependent epimerase/dehydratase family protein, whose amino-acid sequence MICPMGDASLTAELGRVLVTGGSGFVGANLVTTLLDRGHQVRSFDRAPSPLPEHPALEVLQGDITDTAVCAEAVDGIDTVFHTAAIIDLMGGASVTEEYRQRSFGVNVGGTENLIRAGQAAGVQRFVYTSSNSVVMGGQNIASGDETLPYTGRFNDLYTETKVIAERFVLGQNGSPNGGAGLLTCAIRPSGIWGRGDQTMFRKLFESVIAGHVKVLIGRKSARLDNSYVHNLIHGFILAAQHLVPGGTAPGQAYFINDAEPINMFEFARPVIEACGENWPRVRVNGPVVRAAMTGWQRLHFRFGIPAPLLEPLAVERLYLDNFFSIAKASRDLGYQPLFTTEQALSECLPYYVGMFDQMKREALAGKASV is encoded by the coding sequence ATGATTTGCCCCATGGGTGATGCATCGCTGACGGCCGAACTCGGCCGCGTCCTGGTCACCGGGGGGTCCGGATTCGTCGGCGCCAACCTGGTGACCACCTTGCTCGACCGCGGGCATCAGGTCCGCTCGTTTGACCGCGCCCCCTCGCCGCTGCCGGAGCATCCTGCGCTCGAGGTGCTGCAAGGAGACATCACCGACACGGCCGTGTGCGCCGAAGCGGTCGATGGCATCGACACGGTGTTTCACACCGCGGCGATCATCGACCTGATGGGTGGCGCGTCGGTGACCGAGGAGTACCGGCAGCGCAGCTTCGGGGTCAACGTCGGGGGTACCGAGAACCTGATCCGCGCCGGGCAGGCGGCCGGGGTGCAGCGCTTCGTCTACACCTCGTCGAACAGCGTCGTGATGGGCGGACAGAACATCGCCAGCGGCGACGAGACCTTGCCCTACACCGGCCGGTTCAACGATCTTTACACCGAGACCAAAGTGATCGCCGAGCGATTTGTATTGGGCCAGAACGGCTCCCCGAATGGTGGGGCCGGCCTGCTCACATGTGCGATTCGGCCCAGCGGCATCTGGGGCCGCGGTGACCAGACGATGTTCCGCAAGCTGTTCGAAAGCGTGATCGCCGGTCACGTCAAGGTGCTGATCGGTCGCAAGTCGGCGCGGTTGGACAACTCCTACGTGCACAACCTGATTCACGGTTTCATCCTGGCGGCCCAGCATCTGGTTCCCGGCGGCACCGCGCCCGGCCAGGCGTACTTCATCAACGACGCCGAGCCGATCAACATGTTCGAGTTCGCCCGGCCGGTGATCGAGGCCTGCGGCGAGAATTGGCCCCGGGTCCGGGTGAACGGTCCCGTCGTGCGCGCGGCGATGACGGGTTGGCAGCGGCTGCATTTCCGGTTTGGGATACCCGCGCCGCTGCTCGAGCCGCTGGCCGTCGAGCGGTTGTATCTGGACAACTTCTTCTCGATCGCCAAGGCGTCTCGCGACCTCGGCTATCAGCCCCTGTTCACCACGGAGCAGGCGCTGTCGGAATGTCTGCCCTACTACGTGGGGATGTTCGACCAGATGAAGCGAGAAGCGTTGGCGGGCAAGGCGTCCGTCTAG
- a CDS encoding exodeoxyribonuclease VII small subunit yields MARKNDGGDGPAGPEETESITPISNLGYEACRDELIEVVRQLEQGGLDLDASLQLWERGEQLAKRCEEHLAGARKRIEDALASGDGDGA; encoded by the coding sequence ATGGCGCGTAAGAACGACGGCGGGGACGGCCCCGCCGGCCCGGAGGAGACCGAATCCATTACACCTATTAGTAACCTCGGCTATGAAGCGTGCCGGGACGAACTGATCGAGGTCGTGCGCCAACTAGAGCAGGGTGGCCTGGACCTAGACGCGTCGCTGCAGCTATGGGAAAGGGGCGAGCAGCTGGCCAAACGCTGTGAAGAGCATTTAGCTGGAGCCCGCAAGCGAATTGAGGACGCACTCGCGTCCGGCGATGGCGACGGCGCCTGA
- a CDS encoding 4-hydroxy-3-methylbut-2-enyl diphosphate reductase translates to MPSTVDMGIPGAASSVAVTPTRKRVLLAEPRGYCAGVDRAVETVERALEKHGPPVYVRHEIVHNRHVVSTLEKAGAVFVEETDEVPEGAIVVFSAHGVAPSVHSAAAERNLHTIDATCPLVTKVHNEARRFARNDYDILLIGHEGHEEVVGTAGEAPDHVQLVDGVAAVDNVTVRDEDKVVWLSQTTLSVDETMEIVERLRQRFPKLQDPPSDDICYATQNRQVAVKAMAPECELVIVVGSRNSSNSVRLVEVALGGGAAAAHLVDWADDIDPAWLEGVTTVGVTSGASVPEVLVQGVLERLAECGFDLVQPVTTAQETLVFALPREIRSAR, encoded by the coding sequence ATGCCCTCGACCGTCGACATGGGGATTCCCGGCGCAGCCAGCTCGGTAGCCGTCACCCCGACCCGCAAGCGCGTGCTCCTGGCCGAGCCGCGCGGTTACTGCGCGGGCGTGGACAGGGCCGTCGAGACCGTCGAGCGCGCGCTGGAGAAGCACGGCCCGCCGGTCTATGTGCGTCACGAGATCGTGCACAACCGGCACGTGGTCAGCACGCTGGAGAAGGCCGGTGCGGTGTTCGTCGAGGAGACCGACGAGGTGCCCGAAGGCGCCATCGTGGTGTTCTCCGCGCACGGCGTCGCGCCCTCGGTGCACTCGGCGGCCGCCGAGCGCAACCTACACACCATCGACGCCACCTGCCCTCTGGTCACCAAGGTGCACAACGAGGCCCGGCGCTTCGCCCGCAACGACTACGACATCCTGCTCATCGGCCACGAGGGCCACGAGGAGGTGGTCGGCACCGCCGGGGAGGCGCCCGACCATGTGCAGCTGGTCGACGGGGTGGCCGCCGTCGACAACGTGACGGTCCGCGACGAGGACAAGGTGGTTTGGCTCTCGCAGACCACGCTGTCGGTCGACGAGACCATGGAAATCGTCGAGCGGCTGCGGCAACGATTCCCGAAGCTGCAGGACCCGCCCAGCGACGACATCTGCTATGCGACGCAAAACCGGCAGGTCGCGGTCAAGGCGATGGCGCCGGAATGCGAGCTGGTGATCGTCGTCGGGTCGCGCAATTCGTCGAACTCGGTGCGGCTGGTGGAAGTGGCGCTGGGCGGCGGGGCCGCCGCCGCACACCTGGTCGACTGGGCCGACGACATCGACCCGGCATGGCTCGAGGGCGTCACCACGGTCGGCGTCACGTCCGGGGCGTCTGTCCCCGAGGTCTTGGTGCAAGGCGTGCTCGAGCGGCTCGCCGAGTGCGGCTTCGACCTGGTGCAACCGGTCACCACCGCGCAGGAAACCCTCGTGTTCGCCCTGCCGCGCGAGATCCGCTCAGCCCGCTGA
- the xseA gene encoding exodeoxyribonuclease VII large subunit → MTPAATSEPNSAENPFPVRAVAIRVAGWIDKLGTVWVEGQLAQVSMRPDSKTVFMVLRDPAADMSLTVTCPRDLVLNAPVKLAEGTQVVVRGKPSFYTGRGTFSLRLSEIRAVGVGELLARIDRLRRLLDAEGLFDPRLKRPIPFLPNLIGLITGRASAAERDVKTVAAGRWPAVRFAVRNTAVQGPNAVAQIVDALRELDGDADVDVIVLARGGGSVEDLLPFSDETLCRTIAACRTPVISAVGHEPDNPLCDLVADLRAATPTDAAKKVVPDTAAEQRLIDDLRRRSAQALRNWVSREQRALAQIRSRPVLAEPLAALTARGEEIHRARSAIRRDITRLAATETERIGHLGARLATLGPAATLARGYAVVQTVGPTESQVLRSVDDAPAGARLRVRVADGAVAAVSEGPADGA, encoded by the coding sequence GTGACCCCGGCCGCGACGTCCGAACCGAATTCCGCCGAGAACCCTTTTCCGGTGCGCGCGGTGGCGATCCGGGTGGCCGGCTGGATCGACAAGCTGGGCACCGTCTGGGTGGAGGGCCAGCTCGCCCAGGTCTCGATGCGCCCCGATTCCAAGACCGTGTTCATGGTGCTGCGTGACCCCGCCGCCGACATGTCACTGACCGTGACGTGCCCGCGCGACCTGGTGCTCAACGCGCCGGTGAAGCTGGCTGAGGGCACCCAGGTGGTGGTGCGTGGAAAGCCGTCGTTTTACACCGGCCGTGGCACATTTTCATTGCGGCTCAGCGAGATTCGCGCGGTGGGAGTGGGCGAGCTGCTGGCACGCATCGATCGGCTGCGCAGGCTGTTGGACGCCGAAGGGCTCTTCGATCCCCGGCTCAAGCGGCCAATCCCGTTCCTGCCCAACCTGATCGGCCTGATCACCGGCCGCGCCAGCGCAGCCGAGCGCGACGTGAAAACGGTGGCGGCGGGGCGCTGGCCGGCGGTGCGTTTCGCCGTCCGCAACACCGCGGTCCAGGGGCCCAACGCGGTCGCGCAGATCGTCGACGCCCTGCGCGAGCTCGACGGCGACGCCGACGTCGACGTCATCGTGCTCGCCCGCGGCGGCGGCAGCGTCGAGGACCTGTTGCCGTTCTCCGACGAGACGCTGTGCCGCACGATCGCCGCGTGCCGCACCCCGGTGATCAGCGCGGTCGGTCACGAACCCGACAATCCGCTGTGCGATCTGGTCGCCGATCTGCGTGCGGCCACCCCAACCGACGCGGCCAAGAAGGTGGTTCCCGACACCGCGGCCGAACAGCGGCTGATCGACGACCTGCGCCGGCGCAGCGCACAGGCGCTGCGCAACTGGGTATCTCGCGAACAACGGGCCCTGGCCCAGATCCGCAGCCGGCCGGTGCTGGCCGAACCGCTGGCGGCGCTGACGGCGCGCGGGGAGGAGATTCACCGCGCGCGGTCGGCGATTCGCCGCGACATCACCCGGCTGGCCGCCACCGAAACCGAACGGATCGGCCATCTCGGCGCGCGGTTGGCGACGTTGGGGCCAGCGGCCACCCTGGCGCGCGGCTATGCGGTCGTGCAGACGGTCGGTCCCACCGAGAGCCAGGTGTTGCGGTCGGTCGACGACGCGCCGGCGGGTGCCCGGCTGCGGGTGCGGGTGGCCGACGGCGCCGTGGCCGCGGTCAGCGAAGGACCGGCCGATGGCGCGTAA
- a CDS encoding lipid droplet-associated protein gives MATAPYGVRLLVGAATVAVEETIRLPKTILMYPMTLASQAAHIVMRFQQNLAELVIKGDSTLESIFPPKDEKPEWATFDEDVDDAIDGAFAAVTDGSEGERRAEGRFALYSVADAHEDASALTKPARPAKKPPASSAVSQPAVATELDYAALTLAQLRARLQSLSVDELEALLAYEQATKGRAPFQTLLANRITRANAK, from the coding sequence ATGGCTACTGCACCGTATGGGGTTCGGCTGCTGGTCGGCGCGGCGACGGTCGCCGTTGAGGAGACCATCAGGCTGCCGAAAACCATCCTGATGTACCCCATGACACTGGCCAGTCAGGCGGCACACATCGTGATGCGTTTCCAACAGAACCTCGCCGAGCTGGTGATCAAGGGGGACAGCACCCTCGAGTCGATTTTCCCGCCCAAGGACGAGAAGCCGGAATGGGCGACGTTCGACGAAGACGTGGACGACGCGATCGACGGGGCATTTGCCGCGGTGACCGACGGCAGCGAGGGCGAGCGCAGGGCCGAGGGACGGTTCGCGCTGTACTCGGTGGCCGACGCGCACGAAGACGCCAGCGCCCTGACCAAACCCGCCCGCCCCGCGAAGAAGCCGCCCGCGAGCTCGGCGGTGTCGCAACCCGCGGTGGCCACCGAACTGGACTACGCGGCCCTGACGCTGGCCCAGCTGCGGGCCCGTCTGCAATCGCTGAGCGTGGATGAACTCGAAGCCCTGCTGGCCTACGAGCAGGCGACCAAGGGCCGCGCGCCGTTCCAGACGCTGCTCGCCAACAGGATCACCCGCGCGAACGCGAAGTGA